The stretch of DNA GGAATTTTATTGGGGTATTTTATTTTAACCACGGCATTTAAATGGTTTCTTCCATTTATTATCGCCTATGCCATCGCACATATATCCGACCCGGTGGTTACATTTTTGGAGAAAAAAATTAAAATTCCGCGCAGAATAGCCAGTGCAATCACCATACTTTCTGTGTTATTAATGATAGGTTCCCTGATTACTTTCATTATTTACAGGATTATATATGAAATTAAGCGGCTGGCTGAGCAGCTGCCCACGTTTTTTAACCTAATAACGGAGCAGGTTAGCAATTTATTCAATAAAGGAGTAAGCATATATGTAAATTTGCCTCCTGAAATCTCTTTGTTTGTAGATCAAGTATTTGAGACTATGAAAAATAATTTAAGCAGGTTGCTGGAACCTGCAACGAAAGCTACAACAAGCTTTGCAATTAATTTTGCCACATCGCTGCCATCTATTTTGATATTTATTATCGTACTTTTTATTTCTGCTTATTTTATAAGCAGCGATAAAGAAAAAATTTCCAGGTTTGTAGTAAAACAATTACCTGCTGAGTGGATTTCAAGAATTGTCAGCATCAAAAATGATCTGCTATTTGCCTTATTGGGCTATGTAAAAGCTCAACTTATTCTTATGAGCATCACTTTTGTAGAAGTTTCAATTGGTTTTCTAATTATCGGTGTGGATTATGCAATATTGCTTGCACTGGTAATTAGCTTTATTGACGCGCTGCCTATTCTTGGTACCGGAACAGTTCTGATTCCCTGGGCTATTTTCTCATTAGCCACCGGCAAATATCCTATGGCGCTTTCTCTGGTGATATTGTACGGTATTGTATTACTGGTCAGACAGCTATTGGAACCTAAAATAGTAGGAGGCCAAATAGGCTTATATCCACTGGTAACATTAATGTCCATGTATGTAGGTCTTCAGATTTTCGGAATACTGGGAATGATTTTAGGACCTATCACTATACTGATCATTAGAAATTTGCAAAAAGCAGGATTATTTACATTATGGAAAGACTAGAAAAACAAAAGCAAAATTGCGCTTTTGTTTTTTTGATGTGCTTTTCTAAATTCTTTTCGCTGTTACCACCCTGTTAATTCCAGCCAGGTCCCTTATTATTTCAATACTATTATAACTCCCATTCTGCTCCATTATTTTTGCTACACTGCTGCTTTGATCATGACCTACTTCAAAAGCCAGCAATCCTTCAGGCTTAAGATATTTATATGCCTCAGCTATGATTTTGCGATAGAATTTTAAACCATCTTCTCCCCCATCCAGGGCAAGATGCGGCTCATAGTCTTTCACTTCTTTCTGCAAACTGTCTATTACTTTGCTAGGGATATAAGGCGGATTAGAAACAACTATATCGAGAAGTCCTTCTATCTTATCCTCTGGAAATCCTTCTAAAATATCATGCTGTATAAAAGATATCTTATTGTCCACACCATTTAACCGGGCATTATACCGGGATATTTTCAGCGCTTTTGAAGACACATCTACAGCCCAAAGACGGCTGTTTTTGATGTAGTAGGCCAGGCTCACAGTAATACACCCGGACCCTGCGCCGATATCCATGATATAAACATGCTTTTTATCTTCAATGTCTTTGCACTGATCTACGATGTACTCTACCAGAATTTCCGTATCTCCACGAGGTATCAATACATCAGGGGTAACTTTAAAAGGCAAAGACATAAATTCTTGAGTTTCTGTAATATATTGTAACGGCATTCCTTCTGCTCTTAGCTTCAAAAGCTTGTTATATTGGTTTATAGTATCTTCTTCTAACCTTTTATCTCTGTGTAGCGTTAAATACAATCTATCTACATTTAAAATATGGGATAAAATCAATTGGGCGTCAAGAACAGCATTGTTCTCGACGCCGTGATTTTTTAAATACCGTATTGATTGGTTTAATAGTTCCCTTATGGTTAATTCCATTATCATTTGTCGTCCTCTCTATTTTCTGGTAAAACATTTTTAAGTGCTTCAATTGCTACCTCTATCTGGCTGTCATCAGGTTCACGAGTGGTAAATTTTTGCAGCATCATTCCAGGTTTGCTTATTAAGCAAGTCACCGGATGTTCACTTCTACCGGCAAACTTAATAACCTCATAGGATATTCCTGCAACCAGCGGTAAAAGCAGCAATCTTGATATTAGCCTAATCCATATGTTCTGCCAGGAAATAAACGAAAACATTACGATACTTACCACCATCACGATGAGCAGGAAGCTTGTACCGCAGCGCGGGTGTAAAGTAGTATACTTCCTTACGTTTTCAATAGTAAGTTCTTCATTACGTTCATAACAGTGAATAGTTTTATGCTCTGCCCCATGATACTGGAATACTCTTTGTATATCCTTCATCCTGGAAATTAAAATAATATAGGTTAAAAATATTGATATTCTCAATACTCCTTCAGCAATATTGGCAACAATATGATTTTCCACCAATTTCCTGATAAATCCAACAACAACAGTCGGCAACAGTATGAAAAGCCCTATCCCAAACAAAAGTGCAGTAATTACTGAAAAATAAATAAGTACATCTTGAAGTTTGTCACCAAATAATTTCTCTAAAAATTTATCAAACTTGGATGGCTGCTCTTCCTCTTCCCCCTCCAGTTCATAAAATTCCGCCGAGAACATTAAGGATTTTACCCCTACAATCATTGACTCAAAAAAGGCAACAATTCCCCGCAAGATAGGAGCTTTTAATATTTTGTACTTCATACTTAGAGATTGCACAGGTTTCTTATCTATAGTGATTGAACCGTCAGGTGTTCTTACAGCAATCGCTATACCTTTTGGTCCTCGCATCATAACTCCTTCTATTACAGCTTGACCACCTATGCTTGTACGATGAATTTTTTTATTTTTATCCAATTTGAATACTTCCTCTCCTATTCGTTGTATTTTTATTTTAACAGAATAGGGATATAACTGCAATGATAATATTGCCATTTTCAATGGAAGTGTATATAAATATAAGGTTTCAAACCGAAGTGAAAGTTAAAAACCAAGGTCAGAGAAAAATTCTCTGACCTTTGACTTTTCTTTACCGCAATATTACTGTTATTACTAAATTATTCAGCTTTTAAACCAAATTTCTTTCTGAATTTTTCTACACGTCCTCCAGTATCAACAAGCTTCTGTTTTCCGGTATAGAAAGGATGACACTTTGAACATATTTCAACGTGTATATTCTTTTTTGTAGAACCTGTAGGAATGGTTTCACCACATGCACACTTAATTACAGTTTCCTCGTATTTGGGATGGATTCCTTCTTTCATTTATTTCACCTCTTTCTCAACAAAAGTTCAATAACACTTTTATGTGAAAATGCACTCTTTTTTTGACAACAAAAAGTATTTTACCACAAAACCTCTTTTTTTGCAACTAATATTTTTCCAGTATTACCTATCAAAAGCACTCATAATATTATTTACAAATTCTTCATTTGATTTAGTTGCCATCAAACGATTGATTAGTGTTTCAGTAACCTCAGCAGTTCCCTGGTTGCTCATAGCCTTTCTAATCATCCAGATAGTTTCCAGCTCTTTTTGTGAAAGCAGAAGTTCTTCTTTTCTTGTCCCCGACTTATTAATATCAATTGCCGGGAAGATCCTCTTCTCAGAAAGACGTCTGTCCAAATGTAGTTCCATGTTGCCTGTGCCTTTAAATTCCTCAAAAATAACATCATCCATTCTGCTTCCTGTTTCAATAAGAGCTGTAGCAAGTATTGTAAGACTTCCACCATGCTCAATATTTCTTGCTGCACCAAAAAATCTCTTAGGTTTGTGTAATGCACCAGGGTCCAGACCACCCGACAGCGTCCTTCCTGTTGGAGGGATGGTTAAATTGTATGCTCTTGCCAACCTCGTGATACTATCAAGCAGTATTACTACATCCTTTTTGTGCTCTACTAACCTTTGCGCCCGTTCCAGAACCATTTCAGCAACCTTTATATGATGTTCCGGCACTTCATCAAAAGTGGAGTATATTACTTCACCTTTAATTGACCGCTGCATATCGGTTACTTCTTCTGGACGTTCATCTATTAATAAGACAATCAATTCAATATCGGGATAATTGATAGAGATACTATTGGCTATCTTTTTCAAAAGAATTGTTTTTCCTGCTTTTGGTGGAGCCACAATCATTCCTCTTTGACCTTTACCGATAGGTGCAATTAGGTCAATAAGCCTCATGGCTAACTCTCTAGGACCGGTTTCCAGTGTAATCCTTTGATCAGGATATATCGGTGTCAAGTTTTCAAAGGGTACTCTCTTAGCTGCAACTTCAGGAGAATCACCATTTACTGTTTGTACATATAAGAGTGCCTGAAATTTTTCGCCTTCTTTTGGAATTCTGCCTTTACCAATAATTTTATCTCCTGTTTTCAGGTTGAATCTGCGAATTTGTGATGGAGATACGTAAATATCTTTTGTTCCAGATAGATAGTTATCACTTCTTAAAAATCCATATCCATCGGGAAGTACTTCCAACACTCCTCCCACAGGATCATCACTCTCTATTTTTTCGAAGGCTGCAGGATAATTACTAGGTCTTCTCTGTTCTCTTTGATTTACCTCTGGTTTTTCTTGAGGCCCTGTCTGTTCTACTTCCTCTGTTTCTTCCTTTTCTCCTTGTATTTCTCCTTCTATCTCTTCTTGTTTTTCTTCAGCCCCTACTACTGTGACATCAGCTGCAATTTGTGGTTGCTCAGCAGTTTCTTCATTACCAGGAGCTTCCACAATGGATACTTCATTTGTTTTATCCTGGTCTGCATCTTCTTTTGCAATCTCCACTTTCTTATCTTCTTTTACAACCTCAGTTTTTTTCTCATCCTCAACCGGTTTATCGGTTAAAATTTCTTCTTTTTTCTTACGGCCCCTTCTTGTTGTCTTTCTCATCTCTTGTTCACCAACATCAGCTTCTTTACCGGTCTCTTCTATTGTCGGATCTATAAGAGGTTTTTCATCTTTAACTTGTTCGCTATTTTCAGCATGCTGTAATATCATTTCTATAAGTTCATCTTTTTTAGCTCTGGAAGTTCCCTTTATACCCATCATTTTAGCAATATATCGTAAATCTTCCAAAGTTTTCTTTTTCAAGTCAACAGCCTTATCCATAATTCACCACCTTATTCTACTATACTGTTATAGTTATAACCAACAAAAGGGAAATCCATACTAAGGAGAGTATAAAATAAGTAAAACCTTCCAGATTGAAGGTTTAAAACTATTGATTGCACATACTCAGAGAGGATTATAGGTTATACTTTCGAATGAATTATATCATGTATATAAAGAGGTGTCAATACTCTATTGAGATGGACATACCCCATTTTTTTCTTTTAATAAAATTATCCACAAAAAGAAGCTGAAAATGAGAAGTTATCAGGAGATTTGAGAAATTTGTCCACAGATTTGTAAAAACACGAGAAAAGCCCCCAAATTTATGGTATTGTTAAGATATCGAAAAAAAAACACATAAACCACATAGAAAGGGGCTTTCCTACATGTTTGATTATAGCAAAACAGCATATGATTTGAAAAGAAGTATTTGTAATTTTTGTTCCAGATTGGCTCAGGGTCTCCCTGTTCCCTTTAAGAAATTCTTATCCTGCATGGTCTTTGGCATACTCGCATCCAAGACAGTAATACTGGCTGAAATATCCCGTTCTTTAAATGAGGATATAAAGTTAAAAAAGACTATAGAACGCCTTTCCCGTAACCTTGAAAAATTCTCCTATACTGATGATGTACTTAAGAACCTCTCTTCTGAAGTTAAAAGGTATATTCACCATGATACGCCTATCATTATCGACTTAAGTGATATTGTTAAAAAGTACGGCGTAGTCTTTGAAAATATGGGCAAGATCAGGGATGGAAGCACAAAAGAAACCAATATGGACGGGTACTATCTACTTGAAGCACTTATATATAACCACGGAGACAAGCTTCTTGTCCCAATATATTCAGATTTATTCTCTCCAAGTGAACCGGGATTTAAAAGTGAAAATGAAGAAATCATAAAGTGTTTGGACAA from Petroclostridium xylanilyticum encodes:
- the ytvI gene encoding sporulation integral membrane protein YtvI; the encoded protein is MNILPRTYINFILIIITIVLGILLGYFILTTAFKWFLPFIIAYAIAHISDPVVTFLEKKIKIPRRIASAITILSVLLMIGSLITFIIYRIIYEIKRLAEQLPTFFNLITEQVSNLFNKGVSIYVNLPPEISLFVDQVFETMKNNLSRLLEPATKATTSFAINFATSLPSILIFIIVLFISAYFISSDKEKISRFVVKQLPAEWISRIVSIKNDLLFALLGYVKAQLILMSITFVEVSIGFLIIGVDYAILLALVISFIDALPILGTGTVLIPWAIFSLATGKYPMALSLVILYGIVLLVRQLLEPKIVGGQIGLYPLVTLMSMYVGLQIFGILGMILGPITILIIRNLQKAGLFTLWKD
- the prmC gene encoding peptide chain release factor N(5)-glutamine methyltransferase, giving the protein MIMELTIRELLNQSIRYLKNHGVENNAVLDAQLILSHILNVDRLYLTLHRDKRLEEDTINQYNKLLKLRAEGMPLQYITETQEFMSLPFKVTPDVLIPRGDTEILVEYIVDQCKDIEDKKHVYIMDIGAGSGCITVSLAYYIKNSRLWAVDVSSKALKISRYNARLNGVDNKISFIQHDILEGFPEDKIEGLLDIVVSNPPYIPSKVIDSLQKEVKDYEPHLALDGGEDGLKFYRKIIAEAYKYLKPEGLLAFEVGHDQSSSVAKIMEQNGSYNSIEIIRDLAGINRVVTAKRI
- a CDS encoding DUF1385 domain-containing protein, which produces MGEEVFKLDKNKKIHRTSIGGQAVIEGVMMRGPKGIAIAVRTPDGSITIDKKPVQSLSMKYKILKAPILRGIVAFFESMIVGVKSLMFSAEFYELEGEEEEQPSKFDKFLEKLFGDKLQDVLIYFSVITALLFGIGLFILLPTVVVGFIRKLVENHIVANIAEGVLRISIFLTYIILISRMKDIQRVFQYHGAEHKTIHCYERNEELTIENVRKYTTLHPRCGTSFLLIVMVVSIVMFSFISWQNIWIRLISRLLLLPLVAGISYEVIKFAGRSEHPVTCLISKPGMMLQKFTTREPDDSQIEVAIEALKNVLPENREDDK
- the rpmE gene encoding 50S ribosomal protein L31, which translates into the protein MKEGIHPKYEETVIKCACGETIPTGSTKKNIHVEICSKCHPFYTGKQKLVDTGGRVEKFRKKFGLKAE
- the rho gene encoding transcription termination factor Rho, which translates into the protein MDKAVDLKKKTLEDLRYIAKMMGIKGTSRAKKDELIEMILQHAENSEQVKDEKPLIDPTIEETGKEADVGEQEMRKTTRRGRKKKEEILTDKPVEDEKKTEVVKEDKKVEIAKEDADQDKTNEVSIVEAPGNEETAEQPQIAADVTVVGAEEKQEEIEGEIQGEKEETEEVEQTGPQEKPEVNQREQRRPSNYPAAFEKIESDDPVGGVLEVLPDGYGFLRSDNYLSGTKDIYVSPSQIRRFNLKTGDKIIGKGRIPKEGEKFQALLYVQTVNGDSPEVAAKRVPFENLTPIYPDQRITLETGPRELAMRLIDLIAPIGKGQRGMIVAPPKAGKTILLKKIANSISINYPDIELIVLLIDERPEEVTDMQRSIKGEVIYSTFDEVPEHHIKVAEMVLERAQRLVEHKKDVVILLDSITRLARAYNLTIPPTGRTLSGGLDPGALHKPKRFFGAARNIEHGGSLTILATALIETGSRMDDVIFEEFKGTGNMELHLDRRLSEKRIFPAIDINKSGTRKEELLLSQKELETIWMIRKAMSNQGTAEVTETLINRLMATKSNEEFVNNIMSAFDR